A window of Etheostoma spectabile isolate EspeVRDwgs_2016 chromosome 18, UIUC_Espe_1.0, whole genome shotgun sequence contains these coding sequences:
- the smek1 gene encoding serine/threonine-protein phosphatase 4 regulatory subunit 3 isoform X6: MTDTRRRVKVYTLNEDRQWDDRGTGHVSSGYVERLKGTSLLVRAESDGSLLLESKINPNTAYQKQQDTLIVWSEAENYDLALSFQEKAGCDEIWEKICQVQGKDPSVDITQDVVDESEEERFDDMSSPGLELPPCELNRLEDLAELVASSLPSPLRREKLALAVENEGYIRKLLELFRVCEDLENREGLHHLYEIIKGIFLLNRTALFEVMFSEECIMDIIGCLEFDPALPQPRRHREFLTKTARFKEVIPILDPELRQKIHQTYRVQYIQDMVLPTPSVFEENMLSTLHSFIFFNKVEIVGMLQDDEKFLTDLFAQLTDEATDDDKRHELVNFLKEFCAFSQTLQPQNRDAFFKTLSNMGILPALEVILGMDDVQVRGAATDIFSYLVEYNPSMVREFVMQESQQNDDDILLINLIIEHMICDTDPELGGAVQLMGLLRTLVDPENMLATANKTEKTEFLSFFYKHCMHVLSAPLLANTTEEKPSKDDFQTSQLLALILELLTFCVEHHTYHIKNYIINKDILRRVLVLTASQHAFLALCALRFMRRIIGLKDEFYNRYIMRNFLFEPVIKAFLNNGSRYNLMNSAIIEMFEYVRVEDVKSLTAHIVENYWKALEDVDYVQTFKGLKLRYEQQRERQDNPKLDSMRSILRNHRFRRDARTLEDEEEMWFNTDEDDLEDGEAVVPPSDKMKSEEDLMEPISKFMERKKLKDTDDKDVLGKSSLSGRQNPSFKLSFSGSTKTSLSSPPSSASLNPGSPGSPGSPGSGARSSPSTTTVTTKVGLVGLVDYPDDDDDEEEEEEDGEEEEDGESKEDPVPPTKKSKLSS, from the exons ATGACTGACACTCGTCGACGAGTCAAAGTCTATACCCTCAATGAGGACAGACAGTGGGATGACCGTGGGACCGGGCACGTCTCCTCGGGCTATGTGGAGCGTTTGAAAGGCACGTCTCTACTGGTGCGAGCAGAGAGTGATG GTTCCCTACTGCTGGAGTCCAAAATCAATCCAAACACTGCCTACCAGAAACAACAG GATACATTGATAGTATGGTCAGAGGCAGAAAATTATGATCTGGCACTCAGCTTCCAGGAGAAGGCTGGATGTGATGAAATCTGGGAGAAAATATGCCAG GTGCAGGGAAAGGACCCATCAGTGGACATCACCCAAGATGTGGTGGACGAGTCTGAGGAGGAACGCTTTGACGACATGTCTTCGCCAGGTCTGGAGTTACCACCATGTGAACTGAACCGCTTGGAGGACCTGGCTGAGCTGGTGGCCTCCTCACTCCCATCACCACTGCGGCGCGAGAAACTGGCACTGGCTGTGGAAAACGAGGGATACATTCGCAAGCTTCTGGAACTGTTCCGTGTGTGTGAGGATTTGGAGAACAGAGAGGGACTGCACCACCTGTATGAAATCATTAAAGGCATCTTCCTGCTCAATCGTACTGCACTTTTTGAGGTTATGTTCTCTGAGGAGTGCATCATGGACATCATTGGTTGTCTGGAGTTTGATCCAGCACTCCCACAGCCACGGCGGCATCGGGAGTTTCTAACTAAGACAGCCCGCTTTAAAGAGGTGATTCCCATCTTGGATCCTGAACTGCGTCAGAAAATACACCAGACGTATCGGGTGCAGTATATTCAGGACATGGTGCTGCCCACGCCCTCTGTTTTTGAGGAAAACATGCTGTCCACCCTGCACTCCTTCATCTTCTTCAACAAGGTGGAGATTGTGGGCATGCTACAG GACGATGAGAAGTTCCTGACTGACCTTTTTGCACAGCTAACAGATGAGGCTACAGATGACGACAAAAGACATGAACTG GTGAACTTCCTAAAGGAATTCTGTGCATTCTCACAAACGTTACAACCTCAAAACAGGGACGCCTTCTTCAAGACATTGTCAAACATGGGCATTCTACCTGCACTAGAGGTCATCCTG GGAATGGATGACGTTCAGGTGCGTGGGGCAGCCACAGATATTTTCTCTTATCTGGTGGAGTACAACCCCTCCATGGTACGAGAGTTTGTTATGCAGGAGTCTCAGCAGAATGATGAC GACATCCTCCTGATCAACCTGATCATAGAACACATGATCTGTGATACAGACCCAGAGCTAGGTGGAGCAGTGCAGCTGATGGGTCTGCTTCGGACTCTGGTGGACCCTGAGAACATGCTGGCTACTGCAAAT aaaacagaaaaaacggAGTTCCTGAGCTTCTTCTACAAGCACTGTATGCACGTCCTCTCTGCTCCCCTACTGGCCAACACCACGGAGGAAAAACCAAGCAAAG ATGATTTTCAAACATCCCAGTTGCTGGCCTTGATTTTGGAGCTGCTGACATTCTGTGTTGAGCACCACACCTATCACATTAAGAACTACATCATCAACAAGGACATTCTCAGGAGGGTACTGGTGCTCACTGCCTCTCAGCACGCCTTCCTGGCCCTAT GTGCCCTACGCTTCATGCGGAGGATCATTGGTCTGAAGGATGAATTCTACAATCGCTACATCATGAGAAACTTTCTCTTTGAGCCTGTCATTAAGGCCTTCCTTAACAACGGCTCACGCTACAATCTCATGAACTCGGCCATCATTGAGATGTTTGAGTATGTCCGTGTG GAGGACGTGAAGTCTCTTACAGCTCATATAGTAGAGAACTACTGGAAAGCCCTGGAGGATGTTGACTATGTCCAAACGTTTAAGGGATTAAAGCTGCGGTATGAACAGCAGCGAGAGAGGCAAGACAACCccaaactggatag CATGCGCTCCATCCTGAGGAACCACCGTTTCCGCCGTGATGCACGGACActggaggatgaagaggagatgTGGTTTAACACCGATGAGGATGACCTCGAGGATGGTGAGGCAGTGGTTCCTCCCTCTGACAAGATGAAAAGTGAGGAAGACCTCATGGAACCTATAAGCAAGTTcatggagagaaagaaat TGAAAGACACAGACGACAAAGATGTACTGGGGAAGTCCAGCTTATCAGGCAGGCAGAACCCCAGCTTCAAGCTCTCCTTCTCTGGCTCCACTAAAACCAGCCTCTCCAGCCCTCCGTCATCTGCCTCACTGAACCCAGGCTCTCCGGGATCACCAGGTTCTCCTGGCTCAGGGGCACGGAGCTCACCCTCCACCACAACTGTAACCACAAAGGTA
- the smek1 gene encoding serine/threonine-protein phosphatase 4 regulatory subunit 3 isoform X1 produces MTDTRRRVKVYTLNEDRQWDDRGTGHVSSGYVERLKGTSLLVRAESDGSLLLESKINPNTAYQKQQDTLIVWSEAENYDLALSFQEKAGCDEIWEKICQVQGKDPSVDITQDVVDESEEERFDDMSSPGLELPPCELNRLEDLAELVASSLPSPLRREKLALAVENEGYIRKLLELFRVCEDLENREGLHHLYEIIKGIFLLNRTALFEVMFSEECIMDIIGCLEFDPALPQPRRHREFLTKTARFKEVIPILDPELRQKIHQTYRVQYIQDMVLPTPSVFEENMLSTLHSFIFFNKVEIVGMLQDDEKFLTDLFAQLTDEATDDDKRHELVNFLKEFCAFSQTLQPQNRDAFFKTLSNMGILPALEVILGMDDVQVRGAATDIFSYLVEYNPSMVREFVMQESQQNDDDILLINLIIEHMICDTDPELGGAVQLMGLLRTLVDPENMLATANKTEKTEFLSFFYKHCMHVLSAPLLANTTEEKPSKGIENLRGVCVVSVNITLRIMHKYFMLLTTFTFLSDDFQTSQLLALILELLTFCVEHHTYHIKNYIINKDILRRVLVLTASQHAFLALCALRFMRRIIGLKDEFYNRYIMRNFLFEPVIKAFLNNGSRYNLMNSAIIEMFEYVRVEDVKSLTAHIVENYWKALEDVDYVQTFKGLKLRYEQQRERQDNPKLDSMRSILRNHRFRRDARTLEDEEEMWFNTDEDDLEDGEAVVPPSDKMKSEEDLMEPISKFMERKKLKDTDDKDVLGKSSLSGRQNPSFKLSFSGSTKTSLSSPPSSASLNPGSPGSPGSPGSGARSSPSTTTVTTKVGLVGLVDYPDDDDDEEEEEEDGEEEEDGESKEDPVPPTKKSKLSS; encoded by the exons ATGACTGACACTCGTCGACGAGTCAAAGTCTATACCCTCAATGAGGACAGACAGTGGGATGACCGTGGGACCGGGCACGTCTCCTCGGGCTATGTGGAGCGTTTGAAAGGCACGTCTCTACTGGTGCGAGCAGAGAGTGATG GTTCCCTACTGCTGGAGTCCAAAATCAATCCAAACACTGCCTACCAGAAACAACAG GATACATTGATAGTATGGTCAGAGGCAGAAAATTATGATCTGGCACTCAGCTTCCAGGAGAAGGCTGGATGTGATGAAATCTGGGAGAAAATATGCCAG GTGCAGGGAAAGGACCCATCAGTGGACATCACCCAAGATGTGGTGGACGAGTCTGAGGAGGAACGCTTTGACGACATGTCTTCGCCAGGTCTGGAGTTACCACCATGTGAACTGAACCGCTTGGAGGACCTGGCTGAGCTGGTGGCCTCCTCACTCCCATCACCACTGCGGCGCGAGAAACTGGCACTGGCTGTGGAAAACGAGGGATACATTCGCAAGCTTCTGGAACTGTTCCGTGTGTGTGAGGATTTGGAGAACAGAGAGGGACTGCACCACCTGTATGAAATCATTAAAGGCATCTTCCTGCTCAATCGTACTGCACTTTTTGAGGTTATGTTCTCTGAGGAGTGCATCATGGACATCATTGGTTGTCTGGAGTTTGATCCAGCACTCCCACAGCCACGGCGGCATCGGGAGTTTCTAACTAAGACAGCCCGCTTTAAAGAGGTGATTCCCATCTTGGATCCTGAACTGCGTCAGAAAATACACCAGACGTATCGGGTGCAGTATATTCAGGACATGGTGCTGCCCACGCCCTCTGTTTTTGAGGAAAACATGCTGTCCACCCTGCACTCCTTCATCTTCTTCAACAAGGTGGAGATTGTGGGCATGCTACAG GACGATGAGAAGTTCCTGACTGACCTTTTTGCACAGCTAACAGATGAGGCTACAGATGACGACAAAAGACATGAACTG GTGAACTTCCTAAAGGAATTCTGTGCATTCTCACAAACGTTACAACCTCAAAACAGGGACGCCTTCTTCAAGACATTGTCAAACATGGGCATTCTACCTGCACTAGAGGTCATCCTG GGAATGGATGACGTTCAGGTGCGTGGGGCAGCCACAGATATTTTCTCTTATCTGGTGGAGTACAACCCCTCCATGGTACGAGAGTTTGTTATGCAGGAGTCTCAGCAGAATGATGAC GACATCCTCCTGATCAACCTGATCATAGAACACATGATCTGTGATACAGACCCAGAGCTAGGTGGAGCAGTGCAGCTGATGGGTCTGCTTCGGACTCTGGTGGACCCTGAGAACATGCTGGCTACTGCAAAT aaaacagaaaaaacggAGTTCCTGAGCTTCTTCTACAAGCACTGTATGCACGTCCTCTCTGCTCCCCTACTGGCCAACACCACGGAGGAAAAACCAAGCAAAGGTATTGAAAACCtgcggggtgtgtgtgttgtctctgtaAATATAACTTTGAGAATAATGCACAAGTATTTTATGTTGCTTACTACCTTTACCTTTCTGTCAGATGATTTTCAAACATCCCAGTTGCTGGCCTTGATTTTGGAGCTGCTGACATTCTGTGTTGAGCACCACACCTATCACATTAAGAACTACATCATCAACAAGGACATTCTCAGGAGGGTACTGGTGCTCACTGCCTCTCAGCACGCCTTCCTGGCCCTAT GTGCCCTACGCTTCATGCGGAGGATCATTGGTCTGAAGGATGAATTCTACAATCGCTACATCATGAGAAACTTTCTCTTTGAGCCTGTCATTAAGGCCTTCCTTAACAACGGCTCACGCTACAATCTCATGAACTCGGCCATCATTGAGATGTTTGAGTATGTCCGTGTG GAGGACGTGAAGTCTCTTACAGCTCATATAGTAGAGAACTACTGGAAAGCCCTGGAGGATGTTGACTATGTCCAAACGTTTAAGGGATTAAAGCTGCGGTATGAACAGCAGCGAGAGAGGCAAGACAACCccaaactggatag CATGCGCTCCATCCTGAGGAACCACCGTTTCCGCCGTGATGCACGGACActggaggatgaagaggagatgTGGTTTAACACCGATGAGGATGACCTCGAGGATGGTGAGGCAGTGGTTCCTCCCTCTGACAAGATGAAAAGTGAGGAAGACCTCATGGAACCTATAAGCAAGTTcatggagagaaagaaat TGAAAGACACAGACGACAAAGATGTACTGGGGAAGTCCAGCTTATCAGGCAGGCAGAACCCCAGCTTCAAGCTCTCCTTCTCTGGCTCCACTAAAACCAGCCTCTCCAGCCCTCCGTCATCTGCCTCACTGAACCCAGGCTCTCCGGGATCACCAGGTTCTCCTGGCTCAGGGGCACGGAGCTCACCCTCCACCACAACTGTAACCACAAAGGTA
- the smek1 gene encoding serine/threonine-protein phosphatase 4 regulatory subunit 3 isoform X4 → MTDTRRRVKVYTLNEDRQWDDRGTGHVSSGYVERLKGTSLLVRAESDGSLLLESKINPNTAYQKQQDTLIVWSEAENYDLALSFQEKAGCDEIWEKICQVQGKDPSVDITQDVVDESEEERFDDMSSPGLELPPCELNRLEDLAELVASSLPSPLRREKLALAVENEGYIRKLLELFRVCEDLENREGLHHLYEIIKGIFLLNRTALFEVMFSEECIMDIIGCLEFDPALPQPRRHREFLTKTARFKEVIPILDPELRQKIHQTYRVQYIQDMVLPTPSVFEENMLSTLHSFIFFNKVEIVGMLQDDEKFLTDLFAQLTDEATDDDKRHELVNFLKEFCAFSQTLQPQNRDAFFKTLSNMGILPALEVILGMDDVQVRGAATDIFSYLVEYNPSMVREFVMQESQQNDDDILLINLIIEHMICDTDPELGGAVQLMGLLRTLVDPENMLATANKTEKTEFLSFFYKHCMHVLSAPLLANTTEEKPSKGIENLRDDFQTSQLLALILELLTFCVEHHTYHIKNYIINKDILRRVLVLTASQHAFLALCALRFMRRIIGLKDEFYNRYIMRNFLFEPVIKAFLNNGSRYNLMNSAIIEMFEYVRVDVKSLTAHIVENYWKALEDVDYVQTFKGLKLRYEQQRERQDNPKLDSMRSILRNHRFRRDARTLEDEEEMWFNTDEDDLEDGEAVVPPSDKMKSEEDLMEPISKFMERKKLKDTDDKDVLGKSSLSGRQNPSFKLSFSGSTKTSLSSPPSSASLNPGSPGSPGSPGSGARSSPSTTTVTTKVGLVGLVDYPDDDDDEEEEEEDGEEEEDGESKEDPVPPTKKSKLSS, encoded by the exons ATGACTGACACTCGTCGACGAGTCAAAGTCTATACCCTCAATGAGGACAGACAGTGGGATGACCGTGGGACCGGGCACGTCTCCTCGGGCTATGTGGAGCGTTTGAAAGGCACGTCTCTACTGGTGCGAGCAGAGAGTGATG GTTCCCTACTGCTGGAGTCCAAAATCAATCCAAACACTGCCTACCAGAAACAACAG GATACATTGATAGTATGGTCAGAGGCAGAAAATTATGATCTGGCACTCAGCTTCCAGGAGAAGGCTGGATGTGATGAAATCTGGGAGAAAATATGCCAG GTGCAGGGAAAGGACCCATCAGTGGACATCACCCAAGATGTGGTGGACGAGTCTGAGGAGGAACGCTTTGACGACATGTCTTCGCCAGGTCTGGAGTTACCACCATGTGAACTGAACCGCTTGGAGGACCTGGCTGAGCTGGTGGCCTCCTCACTCCCATCACCACTGCGGCGCGAGAAACTGGCACTGGCTGTGGAAAACGAGGGATACATTCGCAAGCTTCTGGAACTGTTCCGTGTGTGTGAGGATTTGGAGAACAGAGAGGGACTGCACCACCTGTATGAAATCATTAAAGGCATCTTCCTGCTCAATCGTACTGCACTTTTTGAGGTTATGTTCTCTGAGGAGTGCATCATGGACATCATTGGTTGTCTGGAGTTTGATCCAGCACTCCCACAGCCACGGCGGCATCGGGAGTTTCTAACTAAGACAGCCCGCTTTAAAGAGGTGATTCCCATCTTGGATCCTGAACTGCGTCAGAAAATACACCAGACGTATCGGGTGCAGTATATTCAGGACATGGTGCTGCCCACGCCCTCTGTTTTTGAGGAAAACATGCTGTCCACCCTGCACTCCTTCATCTTCTTCAACAAGGTGGAGATTGTGGGCATGCTACAG GACGATGAGAAGTTCCTGACTGACCTTTTTGCACAGCTAACAGATGAGGCTACAGATGACGACAAAAGACATGAACTG GTGAACTTCCTAAAGGAATTCTGTGCATTCTCACAAACGTTACAACCTCAAAACAGGGACGCCTTCTTCAAGACATTGTCAAACATGGGCATTCTACCTGCACTAGAGGTCATCCTG GGAATGGATGACGTTCAGGTGCGTGGGGCAGCCACAGATATTTTCTCTTATCTGGTGGAGTACAACCCCTCCATGGTACGAGAGTTTGTTATGCAGGAGTCTCAGCAGAATGATGAC GACATCCTCCTGATCAACCTGATCATAGAACACATGATCTGTGATACAGACCCAGAGCTAGGTGGAGCAGTGCAGCTGATGGGTCTGCTTCGGACTCTGGTGGACCCTGAGAACATGCTGGCTACTGCAAAT aaaacagaaaaaacggAGTTCCTGAGCTTCTTCTACAAGCACTGTATGCACGTCCTCTCTGCTCCCCTACTGGCCAACACCACGGAGGAAAAACCAAGCAAAGGTATTGAAAACCtgcggg ATGATTTTCAAACATCCCAGTTGCTGGCCTTGATTTTGGAGCTGCTGACATTCTGTGTTGAGCACCACACCTATCACATTAAGAACTACATCATCAACAAGGACATTCTCAGGAGGGTACTGGTGCTCACTGCCTCTCAGCACGCCTTCCTGGCCCTAT GTGCCCTACGCTTCATGCGGAGGATCATTGGTCTGAAGGATGAATTCTACAATCGCTACATCATGAGAAACTTTCTCTTTGAGCCTGTCATTAAGGCCTTCCTTAACAACGGCTCACGCTACAATCTCATGAACTCGGCCATCATTGAGATGTTTGAGTATGTCCGTGTG GACGTGAAGTCTCTTACAGCTCATATAGTAGAGAACTACTGGAAAGCCCTGGAGGATGTTGACTATGTCCAAACGTTTAAGGGATTAAAGCTGCGGTATGAACAGCAGCGAGAGAGGCAAGACAACCccaaactggatag CATGCGCTCCATCCTGAGGAACCACCGTTTCCGCCGTGATGCACGGACActggaggatgaagaggagatgTGGTTTAACACCGATGAGGATGACCTCGAGGATGGTGAGGCAGTGGTTCCTCCCTCTGACAAGATGAAAAGTGAGGAAGACCTCATGGAACCTATAAGCAAGTTcatggagagaaagaaat TGAAAGACACAGACGACAAAGATGTACTGGGGAAGTCCAGCTTATCAGGCAGGCAGAACCCCAGCTTCAAGCTCTCCTTCTCTGGCTCCACTAAAACCAGCCTCTCCAGCCCTCCGTCATCTGCCTCACTGAACCCAGGCTCTCCGGGATCACCAGGTTCTCCTGGCTCAGGGGCACGGAGCTCACCCTCCACCACAACTGTAACCACAAAGGTA
- the smek1 gene encoding serine/threonine-protein phosphatase 4 regulatory subunit 3 isoform X3 — MTDTRRRVKVYTLNEDRQWDDRGTGHVSSGYVERLKGTSLLVRAESDGSLLLESKINPNTAYQKQQDTLIVWSEAENYDLALSFQEKAGCDEIWEKICQVQGKDPSVDITQDVVDESEEERFDDMSSPGLELPPCELNRLEDLAELVASSLPSPLRREKLALAVENEGYIRKLLELFRVCEDLENREGLHHLYEIIKGIFLLNRTALFEVMFSEECIMDIIGCLEFDPALPQPRRHREFLTKTARFKEVIPILDPELRQKIHQTYRVQYIQDMVLPTPSVFEENMLSTLHSFIFFNKVEIVGMLQDDEKFLTDLFAQLTDEATDDDKRHELVNFLKEFCAFSQTLQPQNRDAFFKTLSNMGILPALEVILGMDDVQVRGAATDIFSYLVEYNPSMVREFVMQESQQNDDDILLINLIIEHMICDTDPELGGAVQLMGLLRTLVDPENMLATANKTEKTEFLSFFYKHCMHVLSAPLLANTTEEKPSKGIENLRDDFQTSQLLALILELLTFCVEHHTYHIKNYIINKDILRRVLVLTASQHAFLALCALRFMRRIIGLKDEFYNRYIMRNFLFEPVIKAFLNNGSRYNLMNSAIIEMFEYVRVEDVKSLTAHIVENYWKALEDVDYVQTFKGLKLRYEQQRERQDNPKLDSMRSILRNHRFRRDARTLEDEEEMWFNTDEDDLEDGEAVVPPSDKMKSEEDLMEPISKFMERKKLKDTDDKDVLGKSSLSGRQNPSFKLSFSGSTKTSLSSPPSSASLNPGSPGSPGSPGSGARSSPSTTTVTTKVGLVGLVDYPDDDDDEEEEEEDGEEEEDGESKEDPVPPTKKSKLSS, encoded by the exons ATGACTGACACTCGTCGACGAGTCAAAGTCTATACCCTCAATGAGGACAGACAGTGGGATGACCGTGGGACCGGGCACGTCTCCTCGGGCTATGTGGAGCGTTTGAAAGGCACGTCTCTACTGGTGCGAGCAGAGAGTGATG GTTCCCTACTGCTGGAGTCCAAAATCAATCCAAACACTGCCTACCAGAAACAACAG GATACATTGATAGTATGGTCAGAGGCAGAAAATTATGATCTGGCACTCAGCTTCCAGGAGAAGGCTGGATGTGATGAAATCTGGGAGAAAATATGCCAG GTGCAGGGAAAGGACCCATCAGTGGACATCACCCAAGATGTGGTGGACGAGTCTGAGGAGGAACGCTTTGACGACATGTCTTCGCCAGGTCTGGAGTTACCACCATGTGAACTGAACCGCTTGGAGGACCTGGCTGAGCTGGTGGCCTCCTCACTCCCATCACCACTGCGGCGCGAGAAACTGGCACTGGCTGTGGAAAACGAGGGATACATTCGCAAGCTTCTGGAACTGTTCCGTGTGTGTGAGGATTTGGAGAACAGAGAGGGACTGCACCACCTGTATGAAATCATTAAAGGCATCTTCCTGCTCAATCGTACTGCACTTTTTGAGGTTATGTTCTCTGAGGAGTGCATCATGGACATCATTGGTTGTCTGGAGTTTGATCCAGCACTCCCACAGCCACGGCGGCATCGGGAGTTTCTAACTAAGACAGCCCGCTTTAAAGAGGTGATTCCCATCTTGGATCCTGAACTGCGTCAGAAAATACACCAGACGTATCGGGTGCAGTATATTCAGGACATGGTGCTGCCCACGCCCTCTGTTTTTGAGGAAAACATGCTGTCCACCCTGCACTCCTTCATCTTCTTCAACAAGGTGGAGATTGTGGGCATGCTACAG GACGATGAGAAGTTCCTGACTGACCTTTTTGCACAGCTAACAGATGAGGCTACAGATGACGACAAAAGACATGAACTG GTGAACTTCCTAAAGGAATTCTGTGCATTCTCACAAACGTTACAACCTCAAAACAGGGACGCCTTCTTCAAGACATTGTCAAACATGGGCATTCTACCTGCACTAGAGGTCATCCTG GGAATGGATGACGTTCAGGTGCGTGGGGCAGCCACAGATATTTTCTCTTATCTGGTGGAGTACAACCCCTCCATGGTACGAGAGTTTGTTATGCAGGAGTCTCAGCAGAATGATGAC GACATCCTCCTGATCAACCTGATCATAGAACACATGATCTGTGATACAGACCCAGAGCTAGGTGGAGCAGTGCAGCTGATGGGTCTGCTTCGGACTCTGGTGGACCCTGAGAACATGCTGGCTACTGCAAAT aaaacagaaaaaacggAGTTCCTGAGCTTCTTCTACAAGCACTGTATGCACGTCCTCTCTGCTCCCCTACTGGCCAACACCACGGAGGAAAAACCAAGCAAAGGTATTGAAAACCtgcggg ATGATTTTCAAACATCCCAGTTGCTGGCCTTGATTTTGGAGCTGCTGACATTCTGTGTTGAGCACCACACCTATCACATTAAGAACTACATCATCAACAAGGACATTCTCAGGAGGGTACTGGTGCTCACTGCCTCTCAGCACGCCTTCCTGGCCCTAT GTGCCCTACGCTTCATGCGGAGGATCATTGGTCTGAAGGATGAATTCTACAATCGCTACATCATGAGAAACTTTCTCTTTGAGCCTGTCATTAAGGCCTTCCTTAACAACGGCTCACGCTACAATCTCATGAACTCGGCCATCATTGAGATGTTTGAGTATGTCCGTGTG GAGGACGTGAAGTCTCTTACAGCTCATATAGTAGAGAACTACTGGAAAGCCCTGGAGGATGTTGACTATGTCCAAACGTTTAAGGGATTAAAGCTGCGGTATGAACAGCAGCGAGAGAGGCAAGACAACCccaaactggatag CATGCGCTCCATCCTGAGGAACCACCGTTTCCGCCGTGATGCACGGACActggaggatgaagaggagatgTGGTTTAACACCGATGAGGATGACCTCGAGGATGGTGAGGCAGTGGTTCCTCCCTCTGACAAGATGAAAAGTGAGGAAGACCTCATGGAACCTATAAGCAAGTTcatggagagaaagaaat TGAAAGACACAGACGACAAAGATGTACTGGGGAAGTCCAGCTTATCAGGCAGGCAGAACCCCAGCTTCAAGCTCTCCTTCTCTGGCTCCACTAAAACCAGCCTCTCCAGCCCTCCGTCATCTGCCTCACTGAACCCAGGCTCTCCGGGATCACCAGGTTCTCCTGGCTCAGGGGCACGGAGCTCACCCTCCACCACAACTGTAACCACAAAGGTA